Proteins encoded within one genomic window of Victivallis lenta:
- a CDS encoding substrate-binding domain-containing protein, with amino-acid sequence MNIVETPSKKDQVRNYLIQELNSGKYPPGSLFLSENVLFRELGICKNTVREALSSLVSDGLLERVRGKGTFVLEPRPNLAESTSAGVVHFICANPYRIGEGDPFISGLVQGLHAALDPFRWRLCLDFADFTEHSYEDMKTIIGTILPGECAILAGFNYSAKLTDMLREANIRFVTVGQAEDESVPCVDTDYVSGTYEVVSDLIGRGHTRIALVDRRGPHFPSCENRRRGYIKALAEHGIIPDARLMAQYSNLTPAEGEKMWKELEEYATPFTAVLIYGNTPVLGFLKSALAAGRKIPEDLSVIAFCDPPLLVADHVITRVVPSLIELGKAAGNLIREPDGTSQRIIACRRLDGNTVADIGR; translated from the coding sequence ATGAATATCGTGGAAACACCGTCCAAGAAGGATCAGGTGCGCAATTATCTGATTCAGGAGTTGAACAGCGGCAAGTATCCGCCCGGTTCGCTGTTTCTGTCGGAGAATGTGTTGTTCCGCGAACTCGGCATCTGTAAGAATACGGTACGCGAGGCGCTCTCCTCGCTGGTCAGCGACGGATTGCTCGAACGGGTGCGGGGAAAGGGAACGTTCGTGCTGGAACCGCGGCCGAATCTTGCGGAAAGCACTTCCGCGGGGGTGGTTCACTTCATCTGTGCCAATCCTTATCGAATCGGGGAAGGCGATCCTTTCATCAGCGGACTAGTGCAGGGACTGCACGCGGCGCTTGATCCGTTCCGCTGGCGGCTCTGCCTTGATTTCGCGGACTTCACGGAGCACTCATACGAGGACATGAAAACGATCATCGGGACGATCCTCCCCGGGGAATGCGCCATATTGGCGGGCTTCAACTATTCCGCAAAGCTGACCGACATGCTGCGCGAGGCGAATATCCGTTTCGTGACTGTCGGACAGGCCGAGGACGAGTCAGTTCCCTGCGTGGATACCGACTATGTTTCGGGAACTTATGAGGTCGTCAGCGACCTGATCGGGCGCGGTCACACCCGGATCGCGCTGGTCGACCGCCGCGGTCCGCACTTTCCCTCCTGCGAAAACCGGAGGCGGGGATATATCAAGGCACTTGCCGAGCACGGCATCATACCTGACGCCCGGCTGATGGCGCAGTATTCGAACCTGACGCCCGCCGAAGGCGAAAAGATGTGGAAGGAGCTGGAGGAATATGCGACGCCTTTTACCGCTGTCCTGATTTACGGCAATACCCCGGTCCTCGGCTTCCTGAAAAGCGCGCTGGCGGCAGGACGGAAAATACCGGAGGACCTGTCGGTCATCGCCTTCTGCGACCCGCCGCTGCTGGTTGCGGACCATGTGATCACCCGGGTCGTCCCGTCGCTGATCGAACTCGGCAAAGCCGCCGGAAACCTGATCCGGGAGCCGGACGGAACATCGCAGCGGATCATTGCCTGCCGCCGGCTTGACGGCAATACGGTCGCCGATATCGGCCGATGA
- a CDS encoding GntR family transcriptional regulator — MLSTSKSKYEQIQTELSLQIRQGMLRPGDKLPSEQELAAAYGVSRLTVRQAIGGLVTAGLVLPIQGKGSFVSEKSQPRAELKTIHLLTSTFHSQADEDTFVTPFLFHLGSEATRRGYSLCLSLLPRHLSFREFLRKGGIPPTFADGVVLSNISYDAEDLIMLEHERIAYVTMPWKDQVLRGPRVGSDGVAGMRMCVENLLRHGHREIGLVNCPVGFTDFESNLEAYGRTLAAFGVEMNPRNIVTASSISEEDGRAAAEQLLAANSRITAAVVFGDRAAAGFLHQLARRNIDVPGDFSVAVHDRYRWMDSAFPFRPSGTQQNIEGIAHAVLDELDRQRSCGVTGDSFTHIAPDWVDGNSIAFTSFGISNLL, encoded by the coding sequence ATGCTTTCCACATCAAAGTCGAAGTACGAACAGATTCAGACGGAGCTGTCCCTTCAGATCCGGCAGGGGATGCTGCGGCCGGGCGACAAACTTCCTTCCGAGCAGGAGCTGGCGGCCGCTTACGGCGTTTCGCGGCTGACCGTGCGCCAGGCGATCGGCGGGCTTGTGACTGCGGGGCTGGTCCTGCCGATTCAGGGGAAGGGCTCTTTCGTTTCGGAGAAATCGCAGCCCCGGGCGGAACTGAAGACCATTCATCTGCTCACCTCCACGTTCCATTCCCAGGCGGATGAGGACACCTTCGTAACCCCGTTCCTCTTCCATCTGGGAAGTGAAGCGACCCGGCGGGGGTATTCGCTCTGTCTGTCGCTGCTGCCGCGCCATCTTTCGTTCCGCGAGTTTCTCCGGAAGGGCGGAATCCCGCCCACTTTTGCTGACGGCGTCGTCCTGAGCAACATCAGTTACGATGCAGAGGATCTCATCATGCTTGAGCACGAACGCATCGCTTATGTCACCATGCCGTGGAAGGACCAGGTCCTGCGGGGGCCGCGCGTCGGTTCGGACGGCGTGGCGGGAATGCGCATGTGCGTGGAGAACCTGCTCCGGCACGGGCACCGGGAGATCGGGCTGGTCAATTGCCCGGTCGGTTTCACCGACTTTGAAAGCAACCTCGAAGCTTACGGGCGGACACTGGCGGCTTTCGGCGTCGAAATGAATCCCCGGAATATCGTCACCGCCTCTTCCATCAGCGAGGAGGACGGGCGCGCCGCGGCGGAACAGCTGCTGGCCGCCAATTCCCGGATTACGGCGGCGGTTGTTTTCGGCGACCGCGCCGCGGCGGGCTTCCTGCACCAGCTCGCCCGCCGGAACATCGATGTGCCGGGCGACTTTTCGGTGGCGGTGCACGACCGTTACCGCTGGATGGATTCGGCGTTCCCGTTTCGCCCCTCCGGAACCCAGCAGAACATCGAAGGGATCGCCCACGCGGTACTCGATGAGCTCGACCGGCAGCGCTCCTGCGGGGTCACCGGGGACTCCTTTACCCATATCGCTCCGGACTGGGTCGACGGCAATTCGATCGCCTTTACTTCATTCGGCATTTCAAACCTCTTATGA
- a CDS encoding DUF1559 domain-containing protein, protein MKKHFTLIELLVVIAIIAILAAMLLPALARARDSAKQSSCMNNLKQIGLGVTLYVDHYAGMLPRKYYGAGNDNYWAHNCINFVMAGRYPLYDGAKGDKIWSCPGQVKTYSLPNVNGEYLGATNYGVNLNLDRDMNMSQMTVSASQGIIFLDSLHQECNPWMDVRKPARNHPAGSAVLYLDGHVAMENTERLAGVTSLFKLR, encoded by the coding sequence ATGAAGAAGCATTTCACGTTGATTGAGCTCCTTGTGGTGATTGCGATCATCGCAATCCTAGCGGCCATGCTGCTTCCGGCGCTCGCCCGGGCGCGCGACAGTGCGAAACAGAGCAGCTGCATGAACAATCTCAAGCAGATCGGCCTCGGCGTGACGCTTTACGTCGATCACTATGCGGGGATGCTGCCGCGGAAGTATTACGGCGCCGGCAACGACAACTACTGGGCTCACAATTGCATCAATTTCGTGATGGCGGGGCGTTATCCGCTCTATGACGGAGCCAAAGGCGACAAAATCTGGTCCTGCCCCGGTCAGGTGAAGACCTATTCGCTTCCCAACGTCAACGGCGAATATCTCGGGGCGACGAATTACGGCGTCAACCTGAATCTGGACCGGGACATGAATATGAGCCAGATGACGGTGTCCGCTTCGCAGGGAATCATCTTTCTCGACAGCCTGCATCAGGAGTGCAACCCCTGGATGGACGTTCGGAAACCGGCCCGGAACCATCCGGCCGGCAGCGCGGTTCTGTACCTCGACGGTCATGTGGCGATGGAGAACACCGAGCGTCTTGCGGGCGTCACCAGCCTCTTCAAACTGCGGTAG
- a CDS encoding beta-galactosidase, whose product MRKWFSFCIGLLLFGAAAAEEKLFAEFGELEAPVLFPKGAPVTIDAHGNYCLDGRPRFLLGAQVPNKIVGSMAPTQGYPDSLKWLYEQVIDYEAAQRVGFDTLSFFASEKWVKEIDGGYESFLFDDETRDALDRLRREIGLPLQVDFTCAPWSHGLFLAAKEKYKDQIPLSAYNSRGSMSDSNHWTPYCLADPAGRELYRKMWRSGAQELKASGGRALMYELFNEPAYHDPCPANRSRFVAYLREKFKTVDAVNRCWGSSYATLEEIGEFRDRTDQPGLYVEWSKFMEREFLNLCREGMEIIRSIDPEARFCIQPPGADNYRTLPKNHVNLFEINKFCATVSTSTGGGISFGRGLLRKSDALIDTPMPEPAFREDLLQRRFFRAIADGKPVHDGETYTKQDYASLHGTLWLQLVRGGNAGYLFLWCKRAWDPRWTPPGSPEGGRRLAELMQFHILNPWAFPTEGLKAIMDVKKEMLALDDLFVPRQNYRRPEIGLLLSYPTERRAPAIGNTVKNEVRDTATMLDFLHYPYGVLLEEQTERFTPERFPVLIASGIRNIYPGTEALLRRYVNDGGILIASLEALPEDEYGKKLEWRGIFDSLKTEPVKAGSPQTLEFRIPASVRIPGAVRVRDFAAITAGKEWRVLASAGGRPAIVERDCGKGKVIFIGVQSLDYHLAAIYDALLSSAGRRPMAELSAPGGNELVPNVELHQVNHDSLTGCFAFNLDRYPKLAELKLPAGEAAIDPLTRELLPVTSGRALVYLPPRFRALVVTGSEAALRKRFPGAKRIGAGMLEARRAEADKQLENERKPPEAEFRHSPDSRFTRILDLRKFCNRPFTDSVAGDGRGGWTDQGAENSLDGVPWGIQEFCGVPTEILRFDETENRTCIVLDSRNLAPGFGAKEVRGIPLGGRLKNLYFFHCTAWTDDKEAYRFIVRYDDGSSLAVPVVCRKQVGDWWLGVTPHAGTEFRPAFRNTLGRGFHIWKWENPAPEKNAVAMDIVSAGGASIPVIVGITAEFVDPAAARNTRLSCEGWTGYGWFGCKAKWSAGTLEVGLDEQKKDWCGFNLALPETVKLDTRKIDPAAAFLSFRINGSDDAWGRHTGGQSLQVSLAGIRSGADFRSAQARIGGFLTAGDSGIDGDPATFQEVRIPLVKFFPDGMPEQIKNISFQFTGIAPAAGVKIRELALELPAEAVLRQAPPEEFRFEEWGTSGFLGCRGVWNGGRLQIQLDGKAKQNWCGLSLRAPENRPAGLEGADPALSFLRFRINGGPSGGQKLQAAFSGEGMESQKVWIADYLPGKKIDGDSATFQEVRIPLRKFFPEKLPAELRRLVIQFIDVPPAEGVEISELVLEVQK is encoded by the coding sequence ATGCGTAAATGGTTTTCTTTCTGTATTGGGCTTCTCCTGTTCGGCGCGGCGGCGGCGGAAGAGAAGCTTTTTGCCGAGTTCGGGGAGCTCGAGGCTCCCGTACTGTTTCCGAAGGGGGCGCCGGTTACGATCGATGCGCACGGCAACTATTGCCTGGACGGCCGGCCGCGTTTTCTGCTGGGGGCTCAGGTTCCGAACAAGATTGTCGGAAGCATGGCGCCGACACAGGGGTATCCCGATTCGCTGAAATGGCTCTACGAGCAGGTGATCGACTACGAAGCGGCGCAGCGGGTCGGTTTCGACACGTTGAGCTTCTTTGCCTCGGAGAAGTGGGTGAAGGAGATCGACGGCGGTTACGAAAGCTTCCTCTTCGACGATGAGACGCGCGATGCTCTGGACAGGCTTCGCCGCGAAATCGGCCTGCCGCTTCAGGTCGATTTCACCTGCGCGCCCTGGTCGCACGGCCTGTTCCTGGCAGCAAAGGAGAAATACAAAGATCAAATTCCGCTCTCCGCCTACAATTCGCGCGGCAGCATGAGCGACAGCAATCATTGGACTCCCTACTGCCTCGCCGATCCGGCCGGACGGGAGCTCTACCGCAAGATGTGGCGTTCCGGAGCGCAGGAGCTGAAGGCGTCGGGCGGCCGCGCCCTGATGTACGAGCTCTTCAACGAACCGGCCTATCATGATCCGTGTCCCGCCAACCGGAGCCGTTTCGTCGCATATCTCAGGGAGAAGTTCAAGACGGTCGATGCGGTCAACCGGTGCTGGGGCAGCAGCTACGCGACGCTGGAGGAGATCGGGGAGTTCCGGGACCGCACTGACCAGCCGGGGCTCTATGTCGAGTGGTCGAAATTCATGGAGCGGGAATTCCTGAATCTCTGCCGGGAGGGGATGGAGATCATCCGCTCGATTGACCCCGAGGCGCGGTTCTGCATTCAGCCCCCCGGCGCGGACAACTACCGGACGCTGCCGAAGAATCATGTCAACCTTTTTGAAATCAATAAATTCTGCGCGACGGTATCGACCTCGACCGGCGGCGGCATCTCGTTCGGGCGCGGTTTGCTGCGGAAGAGCGATGCGCTGATCGACACGCCGATGCCGGAGCCCGCTTTCCGGGAGGATCTGCTCCAGCGCCGCTTCTTCCGCGCCATCGCCGACGGCAAACCGGTGCATGACGGCGAAACCTATACCAAACAGGATTACGCTTCGCTTCACGGCACGCTCTGGCTGCAGTTGGTGCGCGGCGGCAATGCCGGCTATCTCTTCCTCTGGTGCAAGCGGGCATGGGATCCGCGCTGGACGCCGCCCGGCTCGCCGGAGGGAGGCAGGCGGCTCGCCGAACTGATGCAGTTCCACATCCTCAATCCCTGGGCCTTTCCGACCGAAGGGCTCAAGGCGATCATGGATGTCAAGAAGGAGATGCTCGCGCTTGACGACCTTTTCGTGCCGCGCCAGAACTACCGGCGGCCGGAGATCGGACTGCTGCTCTCGTACCCCACCGAACGGCGCGCTCCGGCGATCGGCAACACGGTCAAGAACGAGGTGCGCGACACGGCGACCATGCTCGACTTTCTCCATTACCCCTACGGCGTGCTGCTGGAGGAGCAGACGGAGCGCTTCACGCCGGAGCGGTTTCCGGTCCTGATCGCCTCCGGCATCCGCAACATCTACCCCGGAACCGAGGCGCTGCTCCGCCGGTATGTGAATGACGGCGGTATCCTCATCGCCTCTCTGGAGGCGCTGCCGGAGGATGAGTACGGGAAAAAACTGGAGTGGCGGGGAATTTTCGACTCCCTGAAGACGGAGCCCGTCAAGGCCGGCTCCCCGCAGACGCTGGAGTTCCGGATTCCGGCGTCCGTCCGAATTCCGGGCGCGGTCCGGGTGCGCGATTTCGCCGCGATTACGGCCGGGAAGGAGTGGCGCGTACTGGCGTCCGCCGGCGGCCGTCCGGCGATCGTCGAGCGCGACTGCGGCAAGGGAAAGGTGATTTTCATCGGCGTTCAGAGCCTCGACTACCACCTTGCGGCGATCTACGATGCGCTGCTCTCCTCCGCCGGACGCCGGCCGATGGCCGAACTTTCCGCGCCGGGCGGAAACGAGCTGGTTCCCAATGTCGAGCTTCATCAGGTGAATCACGACAGTCTCACCGGCTGTTTCGCCTTCAACCTCGACCGCTATCCGAAGCTGGCGGAGCTGAAGCTGCCCGCCGGAGAGGCGGCGATCGACCCGCTGACCCGGGAGTTGCTGCCGGTGACGTCCGGCCGGGCGCTGGTCTATCTGCCGCCCCGCTTCCGGGCCCTGGTGGTGACCGGGAGCGAAGCGGCGCTCCGGAAGCGTTTCCCGGGAGCGAAGCGGATCGGGGCCGGCATGCTGGAAGCCCGGCGTGCCGAAGCGGATAAGCAGCTGGAGAACGAGCGCAAGCCGCCGGAGGCGGAGTTCCGCCATTCGCCGGATTCGCGTTTCACGCGCATTCTCGACCTGCGCAAATTCTGCAACCGCCCCTTCACCGATTCGGTTGCCGGCGACGGCCGGGGCGGCTGGACCGATCAGGGGGCGGAGAACAGCCTCGACGGCGTGCCGTGGGGAATTCAGGAGTTCTGCGGAGTGCCGACCGAAATCCTCCGGTTTGACGAAACCGAAAACCGCACCTGCATCGTGCTTGACTCCCGGAATCTCGCGCCCGGTTTCGGGGCGAAGGAGGTTCGGGGCATTCCGCTCGGCGGCCGGTTGAAGAATCTCTATTTTTTCCATTGCACCGCCTGGACGGACGACAAGGAGGCGTATCGCTTCATCGTTCGCTATGACGACGGAAGTTCGCTTGCGGTTCCGGTGGTCTGCCGGAAGCAGGTCGGGGACTGGTGGCTCGGCGTGACCCCGCACGCGGGAACGGAGTTCCGCCCCGCCTTCCGCAATACGCTCGGTCGCGGTTTCCATATCTGGAAATGGGAGAATCCGGCGCCGGAGAAAAACGCCGTGGCCATGGATATCGTCTCCGCCGGCGGCGCTTCGATTCCGGTCATTGTCGGGATCACGGCGGAATTCGTCGATCCGGCGGCGGCGCGAAACACCCGCCTCTCCTGTGAGGGCTGGACCGGCTACGGCTGGTTCGGCTGCAAGGCGAAGTGGAGCGCAGGCACACTCGAAGTCGGGCTTGATGAGCAGAAAAAGGATTGGTGCGGCTTCAATCTTGCGCTGCCTGAAACGGTGAAGCTCGACACCCGGAAGATCGATCCCGCCGCCGCTTTTCTCTCATTCCGGATCAACGGTTCCGACGACGCATGGGGGCGCCACACCGGGGGGCAGAGCCTTCAGGTCAGCCTTGCCGGAATCCGGAGCGGCGCGGATTTCCGGTCGGCACAGGCCCGGATCGGCGGGTTTCTGACTGCCGGCGATTCCGGCATCGACGGAGACCCGGCGACGTTTCAGGAGGTCAGGATTCCGCTTGTGAAATTCTTTCCGGACGGCATGCCGGAGCAGATCAAAAATATCAGCTTCCAGTTCACCGGGATCGCTCCGGCCGCGGGCGTGAAAATCCGCGAACTGGCTCTCGAGCTTCCGGCGGAGGCGGTTCTGCGCCAGGCGCCGCCGGAGGAGTTCCGTTTCGAAGAGTGGGGAACATCCGGTTTTCTCGGCTGCCGGGGCGTCTGGAACGGCGGCCGGCTGCAAATTCAGCTGGACGGGAAGGCGAAACAGAACTGGTGCGGCCTCTCCCTCCGGGCTCCGGAGAACCGGCCGGCAGGTCTGGAGGGCGCCGACCCGGCACTTTCCTTCCTCCGGTTTCGGATCAACGGCGGTCCGTCCGGCGGGCAGAAACTCCAGGCCGCGTTCTCCGGGGAGGGCATGGAGTCGCAGAAGGTGTGGATCGCCGATTATCTGCCCGGAAAAAAAATAGACGGCGATTCCGCGACGTTTCAGGAAGTCCGGATTCCGCTTCGGAAATTTTTCCCGGAGAAGCTCCCCGCCGAGCTTCGGCGGCTCGTGATTCAGTTCATCGACGTTCCGCCGGCCGAAGGGGTTGAAATCAGCGAACTTGTTCTGGAGGTGCAGAAATGA
- a CDS encoding exo-alpha-sialidase produces MNGNDKAELFRTHPDYVIYVPDGRGTGGLPDVANEHFLVFRRGDGTLAAVWTQSGFEGECNQHIVFASSDSRGRVWSPPRIIAGGSPDPATGRGMCSWGFPLVSRSGRIYVLYSKHMGINDIFTHTTGLLHGIFSDDGGESWSAEEAVTLPRTIWDHPDPAVPPNCIVWQKPLRFGDGRYLAGVTRWVSPSRYPGPAEDGWYNDDSVVDFLRFENLDADPDCGDLEITLLTPDEQSLRFPIAGHPERSLVQEPSIVELPDGRLFAVMRSVSGHPVCAQSRDGGEHWSRPEILTYGDGLPPLAHPLSPCPCYRLNETEYLLFFHNHGADFGPWRNHDGRGRRPIYLSLGRFAPGDGQPLRFSAPISLMDSDNVELNRRSDLALYSSFEEVDGRPVLFYPDRKHFLVGRIIGPELLDRAVFP; encoded by the coding sequence ATGAATGGAAACGACAAAGCGGAACTTTTCCGCACCCATCCCGATTATGTCATTTATGTGCCGGACGGGCGGGGAACGGGCGGGCTGCCCGATGTCGCCAACGAGCATTTCCTGGTCTTCCGCCGCGGCGACGGAACGCTGGCGGCGGTATGGACTCAGTCCGGATTCGAAGGGGAGTGCAACCAGCATATCGTCTTCGCTTCCTCCGACAGCCGCGGCCGGGTCTGGAGCCCGCCCCGGATCATCGCCGGCGGCAGTCCGGACCCGGCGACCGGGCGCGGCATGTGCAGCTGGGGATTCCCGCTGGTCAGCCGTTCGGGGCGGATCTATGTGCTGTACAGCAAGCACATGGGAATCAACGATATTTTCACCCACACCACCGGTCTGCTGCACGGGATTTTCAGCGATGACGGCGGGGAGAGCTGGAGCGCCGAGGAGGCGGTGACGCTTCCCCGCACGATCTGGGACCATCCGGACCCGGCCGTGCCGCCCAACTGCATCGTCTGGCAGAAACCGCTCCGGTTCGGGGACGGCCGTTATCTGGCGGGCGTTACCCGCTGGGTCAGCCCCTCGCGCTATCCGGGCCCGGCCGAGGACGGCTGGTACAATGACGACAGCGTGGTCGATTTCCTCCGGTTCGAGAATCTGGACGCCGATCCGGACTGCGGGGATTTGGAGATCACGCTGTTGACTCCCGACGAACAGTCGCTCCGTTTCCCGATCGCCGGTCACCCCGAACGTTCGCTGGTTCAGGAGCCGAGCATCGTCGAACTGCCGGACGGAAGGCTGTTTGCCGTCATGCGCTCGGTCTCCGGCCACCCGGTCTGTGCGCAGAGCCGCGACGGCGGCGAACATTGGAGCCGGCCCGAAATCCTGACCTACGGGGACGGCCTGCCGCCTCTGGCACACCCGCTGAGCCCGTGTCCCTGCTACCGGTTGAATGAGACGGAATACCTGCTGTTTTTCCACAACCACGGCGCCGATTTCGGTCCCTGGCGGAACCATGACGGGCGCGGAAGGCGCCCCATCTATCTGTCGCTGGGCCGGTTTGCGCCGGGCGATGGTCAGCCGTTGCGGTTTTCCGCTCCGATCTCCCTGATGGACAGCGACAACGTCGAGCTGAACCGCCGCAGCGACCTTGCGCTCTACTCGAGTTTCGAGGAGGTGGATGGCCGGCCGGTGCTCTTTTATCCCGACCGCAAGCACTTTCTGGTCGGCCGGATCATCGGCCCCGAGCTGCTGGACAGGGCGGTCTTTCCGTGA
- a CDS encoding glycerophosphodiester phosphodiesterase, translating to MKKNVTVIGHRGIAAAYPENTLISFEKAVEAGVDAIEFDVHMTRDEQLVVTHDPTVNRCSNGTGDVNSYTLNQLKALDFGKWKSPEFAGTRIPTLDETLDAIHAKRPELFLLVELKDDREACTRMVLDVLRRRNLLGNSLVLSFHSRQLKLLRELEPGIRLQGFPHRYLKIPCPELYDFIDKVCIWNHEASAAEVEEFHKRGIEVDVYPVDDELQLEKVLALDIDSITTNAAHTMIPLLEKRGLR from the coding sequence ATGAAAAAGAACGTTACCGTCATCGGACACCGCGGCATTGCGGCCGCCTATCCCGAAAACACGTTGATTTCATTCGAAAAAGCGGTTGAGGCCGGGGTCGATGCGATCGAGTTCGACGTGCACATGACCCGCGATGAACAGCTGGTCGTCACGCACGATCCGACCGTGAACCGCTGCAGCAACGGGACCGGAGACGTCAACAGCTACACGCTGAACCAGCTCAAAGCGCTCGATTTCGGCAAATGGAAATCGCCGGAGTTCGCGGGGACCCGGATTCCGACGCTCGACGAAACGCTCGATGCGATCCATGCCAAACGCCCGGAGCTGTTTCTTCTGGTCGAGCTGAAGGACGACCGCGAGGCGTGCACCCGCATGGTGCTCGACGTGCTGCGCCGCCGGAACCTGCTCGGCAACAGCCTTGTGCTGTCGTTCCACTCGCGCCAGCTCAAGCTGCTGCGCGAGCTCGAGCCCGGCATCCGGCTGCAGGGCTTCCCGCACCGTTACCTGAAGATTCCGTGCCCGGAGCTTTACGATTTCATCGACAAGGTCTGCATCTGGAACCATGAGGCGTCGGCCGCCGAGGTCGAGGAGTTCCACAAACGCGGAATCGAAGTCGACGTCTATCCGGTGGACGATGAACTCCAGCTGGAAAAAGTGCTCGCGCTCGACATCGATTCGATCACGACGAACGCCGCCCACACGATGATTCCGCTGCTCGAAAAGCGCGGCCTGCGCTGA
- a CDS encoding helix-turn-helix domain-containing protein — translation MERHPGPEAGFRAFEQLLGLPVTVIDNAHFFNRRAVFDPMRCSHRKHPACRAGFDERCIRHCRYAMNSRCLAEEGPFTAVCWKGLAQIVTPLRYGNVHYGMLYAGLWRNGETASGLPGDFYRSREQLPELPESMAALFALCRLAADGVMMHLLKTRLLETVPDERSARIAAFLREHAAAAVGLEDLARELGLSRSRTSFVVKQLFGKSFSRLLQAERVERARHYLAGSAEKLHDIARECGFSDEFHLSRVFRQLTGITPSEFRRRHRS, via the coding sequence CCCGGTTACCGTGATCGACAACGCCCATTTCTTCAACCGGCGCGCCGTGTTCGATCCGATGCGCTGCAGCCACCGCAAGCATCCGGCCTGCCGGGCCGGATTCGACGAACGGTGCATCCGGCACTGCCGTTACGCGATGAACAGCCGCTGCCTGGCGGAAGAGGGGCCGTTCACCGCCGTATGCTGGAAGGGGCTGGCGCAGATCGTCACGCCGCTGCGGTACGGCAATGTACACTACGGCATGCTCTACGCCGGGCTCTGGCGGAACGGCGAGACCGCCTCCGGGCTGCCGGGCGATTTCTACCGCAGCCGGGAGCAGCTGCCCGAACTGCCGGAGTCAATGGCCGCGCTTTTCGCGCTCTGCCGTCTCGCCGCCGACGGCGTCATGATGCATTTGCTCAAAACGCGGCTGCTCGAGACGGTGCCGGATGAACGCAGCGCACGGATCGCCGCCTTCCTGCGCGAACATGCGGCCGCCGCGGTCGGCCTCGAAGACCTCGCACGGGAGCTCGGGCTCTCCCGTTCGCGCACGAGTTTCGTGGTGAAACAGCTGTTCGGCAAAAGCTTTTCGCGTCTGCTGCAGGCCGAACGGGTCGAACGCGCCCGGCACTATCTGGCCGGCAGCGCGGAGAAGCTGCACGACATCGCGCGCGAATGCGGCTTCAGCGACGAATTCCACCTGAGCCGCGTCTTCCGGCAGCTGACCGGAATCACGCCGAGCGAATTCCGCCGCCGTCACCGGAGTTGA